GTCAGTGATGAAGCGCATGGTGATTTCCTGAACAGATTTGGTAATTGAATGGCCTGGTCCTGCTTAGCCGCGCTGGACCAGGCCCATTTTCTTGCGGCCTTCAGCCGGGGTGAGGACGCGAGCCCCGAGGCGGCTGAGGATTTCGCCAGCGCGCTCCACCAGTTGACCGTTAGTGGCAAGCACGCCTTTGTCCAGCCAGAGGTTGTCTTCCAGCCCGACCCGCACGTTGCCGCCCAGCAATACCGCCTGGGCCGCCATCGGCATTTGCATGCGGCCAATGCCGAAACCGGCCCACACCGCGTCCGCCGGCAGGTTGTCGACCATGGCTTTCATGGTGGTGGTGTCGGCGGGCGCGCCCCACGGGATGCCCAGGCAGAGTTGGAACAACGGGTTGTCCAGCAGGCCTTCCTTGATCATCTGTTTGGCGAACCACAAGTGGCCGGTGTCGAAGATTTCCAGCTCGGCCTTCACGCCGAGCTCGGTGATGCGCTTGGCGCCGGCCCGCAGTTGCGCTGGGGTAGAAACGTAAATGGTGTCGCCGTCGCCGAAGTTCAGCGTGCCGCAATCCAGCGTGCAGATTTCCGGCAAGAGTTCTTCGACGTGAGCCAGGCGGGTCAGCGGGCCGACCAGGTCGGTGTTGGGGCCGAACTCCATCGGGTTTTCACCGCCGCCGATCTCCAGGTCGCCACCCATGCCGGCGGTGAGGTTGACGATGATGTCGACGTCCGCCTCACGGATGCGCTCCATCACTTCGCGGTACAGCGCGACGTCGCGACTGAACTTGCCGGTCTGTGGGTCGCGAACATGGCAGTGCACGACGGTCGCACCGGCTTTGGCAGCCTCGACGGCTGCCGCGGCGATCTGTTTTGGGGTGACCGGCACGTGAGGACTTTTGGCGGTCGTGTCGCCAGCACCGGTGAGTGCGCAGGTGATGATGACGTCGTGGTTCATGGTGCGGATTCCTTCAGGCGTAGTGAGTCACTGCGCAGCCTTTTGCTGCTGCGCAGAGGGAGATCGGTTGATCAGTTGCTGGTGAGTTTCAGATTGTCGGCGGCCGGCTTGCCGTCGAAGGTGGTCACGCCTTCGAGCCAGCGCTGCTTGTCTTTCGGGTGATCCTTGAGCCATTGCCGGGCCGATTCGAGGGGATCCTTGTGATCGAGCAGTGGTTGCATCATCCGGCTCTCGTCTTCGGCAGTGAAGGTCAGGTTGCTCAGCAGACGACCTATGTTCGGGCATTGCTCGGCGTAGTTCGGCGCGGTCACGGTCCAGACGGTGGCCATGCCTTCGTTCGGGCCGAGGGCGTCTTCGCTGCCGGTGAGGTAGGTCATCTGCACGTTGACGTTCATCGGGTGCGGCGCCCAGCCGAAGAACACCACGGCTTCCTTGCGCCGCACGGCGCGATCCACGGCGGCGAGCATGCCGGCCTCGCTGGACTCCACCAGCTGGAACTTGCCCAGGCCGAACTGGTTCTTGGCGATCATCGCCTTGATCTGGGTGTTGGCGCCGGAGCCGGGCTCGATGCCGTAGATCTTGCCGCCCAGCTCCTTCTCGAATTTGGCGATGTCGGAAAATGTCTTCAGGCCCTTATCGGCCAGGTAAGTTGGTACGGCCAGGGTGGCGCGGGCGTCCTTAAGGCTCGGTTGCTCCAGCACCTTGACCTGTTTGGCTTCGACGAACGGCGTGATGGTCTGGGTCATCAGCGGGTTCCAGTAGCCCAGGAACAGGTCCAGGCGCTGGTCGCGGATCCCGGCGAAAATGATCTGTTGGGAAGCGCTGGTCTGTTTGGTCTTGTAGCCGAGGCCGTCGAGCATCACCTGGGTCAAGGCGCTGGTGGCGATGACGTCGGTCCAGTTGACCACGCCCAGGCGCACGTTCTGGCACGCGGCGGGCTCGGCGGCGATGGCGGCCTGATTCACAAGGGAGGTGGCGCTGAGTGCAAGCACGCAAGCGCTGATCAGTCGTTTCATGTCGGGTTCCTCGGCAGTTTTTATTGTTATGGGGGTTCCGGTGTCTGTGCGCCGGTGGTGCCAAGTTACGCAGCCAGGGCCTGCTCAAAACGCACAGCGGCGACGTCCTCTTGCACTGCAGCGACCTGTCCTCTTGAAGGGACGTTGCAACTGGCGTATCAAGGTCCGCACGCTACCCGACCACCGAGCGCGCCATGTCCCAGGATTTCTACTTCTTGTTGATGCCGGGCTTTTCGGCCATCGGTTTCATCTCGGCCATCGAGCCGTTGCGGGTCGCCAACCGTTTTCGTGGCGAGCTGTATCGCTGGCACGTGTTGAGCGCCGATGGTGGGGCGGTTTTGGCGAGCAATGGCATGTCGGTCAACGCTGATGCCGCGCTGGAGCCGCTGAAGAAAGGCGCGACGCTGTGGGTCGTGGCGGGTTTTGAGCCGTTGAAGTTCGCCGGCCCGGTGCTGGAGCGCTGGTTGCATCGGTTGGACAGCGAAGGCGTGATCCTGGGCGGCATCGACACCGGCAGTGTGGTCCTGGCCGAGGCGGGACTGCTGGAAGGGCATCGTGTGACGCTGCATTGGGAAGCGATCGAGGCGTTCAAGGAGTCCTATCCGCAGCTCAGCGTGACCCAGGAACTGTTCGAAATCGACCGTCGCCGCATCACCTGCGCGGGCGGTACCGCGTCCATCGACCTGATGCTCGACCTGATCGGCCAGGCCCACGGTTCGGAGCTGGCGATCCAGGTCAGCGAGCAGTTCGTGCTCGGCCGCATCCGCCCGCGCAAAGACCACCAGCGCATGGAAATCGCCAACCGCTACGGCATTCGCAACAAGAAGCTGGTGCACGTCATCGGCGAGATGGAAACCCACAGTGAACCGCCCCTGAGTACCTTGGCCCTGGCCGAGTCGATCAACGTCACCCGGCGCCAGCTCGAACGCCTGTTCCGCCTGCACCTGAATGACACCCCGAGCAACTTCTACCTGCGCCTGCGCCTGGAAAAGGCCCGGCAACTGCTACGCCAGACCGACATGAGCGTGTTGGAAGTGAGCATCGCCTGCGGGTTTGAATCACCGTCGTATTTCACCCGCAGTTATCGGGCACGGTTCGCGCGGTGTCCGCGGGAGGATCGGCGGCGGCAGGGAGATGGGCGGGAGTTGGTTTGACAGGTATTTATACTCAATTATACTCGCGACTATAAATTATACCTGTCGCCATAATTGAGTATAAAACCATGTCCAAGCACCCCGGTTTTGTTTTCCGGCGCCCCGATCTGGCCCGCAATATTGTCGATGGGCTGGCCGGCGCCGGGATCCAGGATTACACCTCAGGCCTGTTTCTGGCCGCGCCAAGGCGTACCGGAAAAAGTACGTTCCTGCGCGAGGACTTGATTCCCGAATGCGAGACCCGTGGTTGGCTCACGGTCTACGTCGACCTCTGGGCAAACAAGGAGAAAGACCCTGCCGACCTGATCGCCTCGGCCATCGCCGGGGCACTGGTGCCTTATGAAAAGGGCATCCGCAAGCTCGCCAAATCCATGGGCATCGACAAACTCAGCTTCTTGCGCACGTTGTCCTGGGATTTCAGCCAGCCGCAACTGCCCGAGGGGGCGACGCTGACCCAAGCGCTGGAACTGTTGCACCGTGCCGCCGATAAAACCGTGGTGCTGGTGATCGACGAAGCCCAGCATGCGCTGACCACCGAGGCCGGGGTCAACGCGATGTTCGCCCTCAAGGCTGCCCGTGATCAGCTCAACCAGGGGCGTGAAGGGGATACCAGCGGTCTGCGGCTTGTGTTCACCGGCTCCAATCGCGACAAGCTCGCGCACTTGGTACTGAGCCGCAACCAACCGTTCTACGGGTCCAGCATCACGCCGTTCCCTTTGCTGGGCAAAGCCTTCACCCAAGCCTACACCTTCCATTTGAACGCACACCTGGCCCAGACCAACCAGTTCAACGCCGATGACCTCGACCAGGCTTTTGAGCTGGTGGGGCGCCGTCCCGAGATGTTGCGCAGCGTCATCGGAGAAATTGCCCTGGAACTGGGTGAGGCGAGCCATTTGGGTGAACTGCTGCGCAACAGCGCCGAAATGCTCCGCGCTGGTGTCTGGACCGAGTTCGAAAGCGCCTGGAACGCCCTGACGGTGCCGCAACGCGCGGTGTTGCAGGTCATGGCCGAACGCTCGCAGAACAACGAGCCCTTCGCGCCCTTCACTGACTCAACGTTGGAGGCGGTGGGCAAGGTGCTGAAAAACATGGGCAGCGAAGTCGTGCCCGGTACCCAGACCATCCAATCCTGCATCGACGCGCTGCGTGAAAAAGAGCTGGTGTGGAAGTCCAACCGCGGTGGTTATGCGCTGGAAGACAAGGCGTTTGCGGAGTGGTTGAAGGGGTATCGCAAGCAACAGAACTGATGCCAACCGGATGAGCTGTCGGGCAAAGAAGAACCTTTGGCGAGGGGAGTTATCCCCGTTGGGCTGCGCAGCAGCCCTAAATCTATCTGATACACCGAGTCGCCAGGTTTCAGGGCCGCTTCGCGCCCCAACGGGGATAAATCCCCTCGCCACAGTGATGGTGCTCGGTCAGGCATTGGTAGAAGAGAATTTACTTCTTCATCAACGCCGAGCAGGCTGCTTTATAGGCTTCATGCTGATACTTGTTCAGCGTTGCCGGCAGGGCGAAGTCGTGTTTCTTGCTCTGTGCATTAATGGTCTGCGGCGACAGCAGCGTCACCTCGCAACCTTCCAGCAATTGGAAAATCCCTTCGATCTTGAACGTGGTCGGCCCACCGGCGAACTCACCTTTCTTGCTGCGCTTCTTTATAGCGATGCGTTCGATGCCGTTGTCCGTCACGAACGCCCGCACTTGCGCAGCGAAAGCCTTGACGTTCGCGGCTTCGTCATCGTCGTCCAGGGCGATTTTCTTGGTGTTCAGTGGGACGTGGCTCAACGCCTGTTGATCCAGCGAGGCAACGGCGATGATCGCTTCGCTGCCTTTGATTTCGATGCCGCAGATGATCATGCTTGGCCTTGGATTCGGGAGGTCTGGAGAGCCAGTCTATCCGCCTTGATCAATTCATGCTCGCGCGCAGGTCCAGCATGATCTTGTCGAAATAGTCGACCCGGATGACCCCAAAGCGTGGGTACTCGAAATCCAGGATCACGTACAGCACGCAGACCATCACCGCTGCGTAACCGAGGCTGTGCAGCCAGTTGCGTTGCCGGGCGCCGGCCATGCCATAGCCGATCAGCAGGGCGCTGATCAGGGTCATGGTCACCAGCATCAGGTAAATGGTCAGGGGTGGGTGAGTTTCGTGGGCCACGGCGCGAGTGGTGGTGATATCGATCATCTCGTTCTGTGCCTGCAACACCGGGGTTCCCTGGGTTGGGGTGGGCATCTGTTGCAGGGCGGCGACGGTGCGTTTCCAGATGGTCTGTTGCAAGTCATTGGCCCGGTCATGGGCGGCTTCGTCGACTTCGTCTTCGCGCAGGTCGCGGTAGTACTCGATGCGGGCGTCGACATAGTTCCGGAATGCCTGGCGGATCTTGGGTTGTTCGCTGGCGGGCAGCAGGTCCAGGCGCAGCCAGGCCGTGCCCATGGCATTGGTTTCGGCAACGATCAGTGCGCGGCGCTGATCCAGGCGCGAAGCCGCGCCGGAAAAGGTAAAGGCAATCAGCAAGGCCAGCAGGCCAAACACCGCGCCTTCGATAGCCCCGATGCCCTGGCGGGCGCCGTCCGGGTCCTGGGCCAGGTGACGGTTGCCGACCCGACGA
The Pseudomonas marvdashtae genome window above contains:
- a CDS encoding 3-keto-5-aminohexanoate cleavage protein, translated to MNHDVIITCALTGAGDTTAKSPHVPVTPKQIAAAAVEAAKAGATVVHCHVRDPQTGKFSRDVALYREVMERIREADVDIIVNLTAGMGGDLEIGGGENPMEFGPNTDLVGPLTRLAHVEELLPEICTLDCGTLNFGDGDTIYVSTPAQLRAGAKRITELGVKAELEIFDTGHLWFAKQMIKEGLLDNPLFQLCLGIPWGAPADTTTMKAMVDNLPADAVWAGFGIGRMQMPMAAQAVLLGGNVRVGLEDNLWLDKGVLATNGQLVERAGEILSRLGARVLTPAEGRKKMGLVQRG
- the choX gene encoding choline ABC transporter substrate-binding protein, producing the protein MKRLISACVLALSATSLVNQAAIAAEPAACQNVRLGVVNWTDVIATSALTQVMLDGLGYKTKQTSASQQIIFAGIRDQRLDLFLGYWNPLMTQTITPFVEAKQVKVLEQPSLKDARATLAVPTYLADKGLKTFSDIAKFEKELGGKIYGIEPGSGANTQIKAMIAKNQFGLGKFQLVESSEAGMLAAVDRAVRRKEAVVFFGWAPHPMNVNVQMTYLTGSEDALGPNEGMATVWTVTAPNYAEQCPNIGRLLSNLTFTAEDESRMMQPLLDHKDPLESARQWLKDHPKDKQRWLEGVTTFDGKPAADNLKLTSN
- a CDS encoding GlxA family transcriptional regulator, with the translated sequence MSQDFYFLLMPGFSAIGFISAIEPLRVANRFRGELYRWHVLSADGGAVLASNGMSVNADAALEPLKKGATLWVVAGFEPLKFAGPVLERWLHRLDSEGVILGGIDTGSVVLAEAGLLEGHRVTLHWEAIEAFKESYPQLSVTQELFEIDRRRITCAGGTASIDLMLDLIGQAHGSELAIQVSEQFVLGRIRPRKDHQRMEIANRYGIRNKKLVHVIGEMETHSEPPLSTLALAESINVTRRQLERLFRLHLNDTPSNFYLRLRLEKARQLLRQTDMSVLEVSIACGFESPSYFTRSYRARFARCPREDRRRQGDGRELV
- a CDS encoding AAA family ATPase, whose product is MSKHPGFVFRRPDLARNIVDGLAGAGIQDYTSGLFLAAPRRTGKSTFLREDLIPECETRGWLTVYVDLWANKEKDPADLIASAIAGALVPYEKGIRKLAKSMGIDKLSFLRTLSWDFSQPQLPEGATLTQALELLHRAADKTVVLVIDEAQHALTTEAGVNAMFALKAARDQLNQGREGDTSGLRLVFTGSNRDKLAHLVLSRNQPFYGSSITPFPLLGKAFTQAYTFHLNAHLAQTNQFNADDLDQAFELVGRRPEMLRSVIGEIALELGEASHLGELLRNSAEMLRAGVWTEFESAWNALTVPQRAVLQVMAERSQNNEPFAPFTDSTLEAVGKVLKNMGSEVVPGTQTIQSCIDALREKELVWKSNRGGYALEDKAFAEWLKGYRKQQN
- a CDS encoding DUF3010 family protein, producing the protein MIICGIEIKGSEAIIAVASLDQQALSHVPLNTKKIALDDDDEAANVKAFAAQVRAFVTDNGIERIAIKKRSKKGEFAGGPTTFKIEGIFQLLEGCEVTLLSPQTINAQSKKHDFALPATLNKYQHEAYKAACSALMKK
- a CDS encoding DUF4239 domain-containing protein, which gives rise to MHSLTALPFYGLAIFIAIVLGIEAGRRVGNRHLAQDPDGARQGIGAIEGAVFGLLALLIAFTFSGAASRLDQRRALIVAETNAMGTAWLRLDLLPASEQPKIRQAFRNYVDARIEYYRDLREDEVDEAAHDRANDLQQTIWKRTVAALQQMPTPTQGTPVLQAQNEMIDITTTRAVAHETHPPLTIYLMLVTMTLISALLIGYGMAGARQRNWLHSLGYAAVMVCVLYVILDFEYPRFGVIRVDYFDKIMLDLRASMN